Part of the Flavobacterium alkalisoli genome is shown below.
TTGTATGGTATTACCTACAGGGATTTTAAGGTCAATATATCTTCCTCCCCCATAACTTCCGTTGCCTGATGTAAGATCGGTAAAAGGTAAAAACAGACTGTTTTTATATTCCTCTATCTTCATCATATCAACACTCTGAAAAACATCCAGTTTGTATTCCTTCCCTTTAAGGGTAAAAATAAGCTCCCCGAATTTTCTGTAACGTGGCTTTCTGCTGGTTGTGGTAGCCATATAAAATGGTTTCTCGTCAGGAGTTTTTATCAGCTTTGCAGTTACGCAATATTCCATATCTACAGGATAAAAATCGAGAGCCTTAAACGTTTTTAAATCTTCCTTCTTTAATGGCGATTCCTCCGGATTGGCATATTGGCTGTTAAGCTCCTTTTGATAGGCAAGGCTGTTTTCTTTAGAGCATTCCTGTGCCCCTGTCATAAAAGACAACAGTAAAACACCTGCCGTAAGTATGTTTTTCATTTAGTTATTTTAAGGTTCATGCAAAAGTAACCAATTCGTTAAAATATTTTTTACCGGTAGTTAATATTAAGCCCTTCTTCCTTCGTATCTTTGCTGTAAACCATCCTTTTAAAATGTTTTCTCAGGCATTCACGCGCTACATCAATAACTTCAGGGGCTTCTCCAGGGAGATATGGATACTTACTCTTATTACCTTTATTAACCGTGCCGGCACAATGGTACTACCCTTCCTGTCTAAATACTTAAAGGAAGACCTGCACTTTAGCTACGATCAGGTAGGATGGATATTAGTAAGCTTTGGATGCGGTTCTATGGCAGGTTCATGGATTGGCGGAAAACTGTCTGATAAAATAGGATTTTATAAGGTAATGGTCTTTAGCCTTTTTTCAACAGGAATATTATTTTTCGGGCTGCAGTTTGTCACTTCATTTGAAGGGCTATGTTTTGCCATGTTTGGCATTATGGTTATTGCCGATATGTTTCGCCCCGCAATGTTTGTGTCTCTTGGAGCTTATGCCAAACCCGAAAACCGTACCCGTGCACTTACATTAGTAAGACTTGCTGTAAATTTAGGGTTTGCGGCAGGACCAGCATTAGGCGGACTAATTATCACTGGAATTGGCTATAAAGGATTATTTTGGGCAGATGGGGCTTCATGTATTATATCCATTCTGATTTTTTATATCCTTGTAAAGGAGAAAAAGAAAAGTAAAGAACCGGAAACTTTTTCAGAAGAACCTTTAAAAAAGAGATCTGTATGGAATGATGCAACATTTATAATCTTCCTTTTTACAAGTTTTACAACAGCTATGGTTTTCTTCCAGTTGTTTACTACCCTGCCTTTATATCATAGAGAAGCTTATGGGCTAACCGAACTCCATACCGGGCTTATAATGTCTTTTAACGGGCTTATGGTATTTTTTATGGAAATGCCTATTGTAGGCTATTTTGAAAGAAAGAATTTCCCTAAAATAAAAATCATAATTTGGGGATCATTGTTTTTTGCTGCCAGCTTTTTTGTGTTATTAATCAATGTATGGATAGGTATACTTCTGTTAAGTGTGGTATTACTTACATTTGGTGAAATGTTTTGTTTTCCTTTTGCCAACTCCTTTGCGCTTAGCCGTGCTCCCCGCGGCCAGGAAGGAAAATATATGGCACTTTATACCATGACATTCAGCATGGCACATATATTAAGTGCTAAAACCGGTATGACAATAATTTCTCATGAGCATGGCGGATATAATGTTAACTGGTTTTTTATGGGCTGTGCCGCATTGCTTGCAGCTGCGGCTACCTTATGGGTTAAAAACCGTTTAAAAAACGAAACTGCATAAATTTTCCAACCACTTTTTTGGCATCCCTGTACAATAAAAAACTATCTTTTTAGTTATTTAACTATAAAAATAGTTTGTAAACTAAAAAATTAGTTTTAGCTTTGGATTAATAATTAAAGATGCCATGCAAAAATTAACAAACAAGGAAGAAGAAGTAATGCACATTTTATGGAAGCTGGAAAAGGCTTTTGTAAAGGATGTGCTAAAAGAGGTTAAGGAAAATAAGCCTCACTACAATACGGTATCCACAATGATTCGCAATCTGGAAGAGAAAGGGTATGTAGGTCACAATGCTTATGGCAATACACATCAGTATTACCCTGTTGTAACTAAAGAAGAATACAGAAAAGGTTTTATGAGCAATGCTATAGAGAGTTATTTTAATAACTCTTATAAGAGTATGATATCGTTCTTTGCGAAGGAAGAAAAAATAAGTGCCGATGAACTGCGTGAAATACTGGATATGATAGAAAAAAAGAAATAATATGGAACAGTTCTTCATCTATATGGTAAAAGCATCCGGCCTAATAGCCGTATTTTTTGCTGCCTATTATGTATTCCTTAAAAAGGAAACATTTTTTGTATCAAACCGATGGTTTTTACTTGCAGGTATTGTTACCTCGTTACTGTTACCAATCATCGTATTTACAAAGATTGTATGGATAGATCCGCAACCTACACAGGAAGTACATGTTATAGATGTAAGCCAGTTACTTTTAATGCAGCAGGATGCCAGTATAGCCGATGCTACAGTTGCTTTAAGCTGGCCCAATATTTTACTGGGTATTTATATAGCCGGAGTACTGTTCCTTACCATAAAACTTATAATTACTTTTATATCACTAAGGCGTATATTAAAAGATGTAAAAACCATAAAGCAGGATGGTTTCAGCTTTATTGATACCCAAAAGATACAGGCTCCTTTTTCATTCTTTAATTATATAGTATACAACTCGGCTATTTTACTGCCTCATGAACTGGAAAGTATACTTTGTCATGAAAAGGTGCACAGCGGCCAGAAACATTCGGCAGACATGCTGCTTAGCCAACTGCTTACCATTTTCTTTTGGTTCAATCCGTTTGCCTGGCTGTATAAAAAATCAATTTCCCAAAACCTTGAGTTTATTGCCGATGCTTATGCTGCTAAGCAAATCAGCGATACCACGGCCTATCAGAAAACTATGTTGAAGATTACACTTCAGCCGGAATATATTACAATCACTAATCATTTTTATCAATCACTAATCAAAAAACGAATCGTTATGTTAAACAAAAAACAATCAGGAAAACTTAATTCCTGGAAGTATGCCCTTGTATTACCTGCCCTTACTGCCTTTATTTATCTTTTCCAGATAAAAGTAGTGGCACAGGAAAGGGATAACTCTAAAGCTGTAGAAGAGGTAAGCCAGGAAAAATTTAAAATGGCTTTTGAAATCAACAAAAATTCAAATGAAAAAGACTTTGAAAAGATTAAAGAGCTTAGTGAAAAGGAATTTAATGCCACTGTAACTTTTAGCGATGTTAGCCGCAATAGCAACAACGAAATTACAGGCATTAAAATAACCGTAAATAACGGCAGCGAACCAAAGATTTTCCAAACCAAAGGCACTAACGCTATTAATCCTTTCCAAATAGAACTGGAAAAAACAGATAACAACGCCAGTACTGTAGTTTTTGCAGCATTACCCGTGAATAATGGATATAAAATGTATGCAGACAATGTTGAGTACTTTGATGAGGAAGACTTTATTGCACCTCCGGCTCCACCGGCACCAATAGCACCTATGGCGCCAAGGTCATCGGTAGCACCTCCTGCCCCGCAGGCACCTACAGTAGGTTTTATGCAACCGGGTATGCAAAACGGGCTACAGATAATTAACAGCGGTAATAATGATGTACTTGTTATTATTAACGGTAAAAAACAGCAAAAGGGAACTGCAGTTACCATACCTAACAGACAAACCATTGCATCTTTAAATATTCTTAGCGGTAAGGATGCCAAAAAGAAATATGGTAAAGAAGCTAAAGAAGGTGCTCTTGAAATTATAACACAAGAAGAAAAAGGCGGAAGCTATGTTGTAAAAATGCCTAAAGGAGTTATGCTGGACCCGAACATGATGCAAAATTTTTACATCGACCCTGTAAGCATGATGGATATTGAGGTACTTGCTCAACTTGACGGCGAAATGGCCAAAAGAATAGAAGAGCAGATGAAATATATTGAAGAGATGGGTGAGGCTGACAAAACCAAAATGAAAATCCTTATGGAAAGAGACCTTCAGAATATTAAGCGCAGTGAGGCACAGCTTCAACGTGATCAGCAAAGAATGGAAGAACGAAAAATACTCCTTGATAAAAGATCCGAAGAAAGAATGGAAAGAAACTCTGACAGAGCTAAAGAAAGAGATGAAGTGCGTAAACAGATGGAGGAAATGAGGAAGGAAATGGAGGAAGCCCGTAAAGATATTATGGAAAGTCGCAAGGAAATAGAAAAAGAGCTTGAAAGAATAAGAAGCGAAAAAGAATAAATTGTTATTGTTAGAGTTAGTTAATAACAATCGGGAGAATGCGGCTTATTACCGCATTCTCTAAAATAAGATAAACATATGGAAAACATTACCATCTATGCTTTAAAAGCATCCACCCTTACAGCCTTGTTTTACATAGCTTACCTGTTACTCTTAAAGAAAGAAACTTTTTTTACAGCTAACAGATGGTTTTTACTTTCCGGACTGTTTACCTCTGCCCTGCTTCCGCTGGCGTTCTATACAAAAACAATTATTGTTAAGCGCACATCTACAATATATGAGGCAATCACCTACTCTGTGCCACAATCTGAGGTTACACCAATTATTATACCTCAGGAGGAACAGGCTTTTACCATAAACTGGTACTATGTAGCCTTAACTATTTATCTATGCGGAATACTTGTACTATTAATAAAGTTATTTTGGGATCTCTATAAAATAAAGCGCATAATAAAAGGAAAACCTATAATACAGGAAGGGCAATATAAAATTGTAGACAACTCCTCAATAAAACTTCCGTTCTCGTTTTTCAAGTATATAGTGCTTAACACATCTGTCCTAAAGCTTGTAGAGCTGGAAAATATACTGGAACATGAAAAAGTACACAGCAGGCAAAAACATTCGGCAGATATGCTTTTGGGCCAACTATTTTGTATTGTTTTCTGGTTTAATCCATTGGCTTGGCTTTATAAAAAAGTAATCTCACAAAACCTTGAGTTTATTGCCGACAGCGAAACATCAAAATTAGTAAGTGATACTACAGCCTATCAAAAAACCTTACTGAAATTTACCCTACAGCAGGACTGTATTGCAATCACCAATCATTTCTATCAATCATTAATCAAAAAGCGAATCGTTATGCTTAACACACCTAAATCCAAAAGGAGAAACTTTATTAAGTATACCTTAATATTACCTGCCTTAACAGCTTTTATAATGCTTTTCCAGATAAGGACTGTTGCCCAGGAAAAAATTATCCCTCGTGATACAACCCCTCAAAAGGAAAAACCTGAAATTAAAGGCGACATGATTGCTGTGGAAATTAAAAATGATTTCAGCAATGAGGCTTTGCAAAGGGAGGCTGATTTTATCAATAAACAATGTGATTTAAATATACAGTTTGAGGATGTACAGCGTAACGACAAGGGAGAGATATATAATATTACCATTGTAGCCGATAAATCGGCTAACCTTAAGAGATGGAGCCAGGAAGAATATGGTAAAGCCGGACTAAAGCCTTTTTATATCGTTGTAGAAAAAGGACCTGAAGGAGAAAGTATAGTTATGATTGAAGATGAAAAATTCAAATATACGGCTAACTCTGAAATAATTTTTGACACACACGAAGACCCTGCAACAGGACAAAAAAATACGGTTATTAAAACCAAAAATGTTACCGAAAAATCATCGGCAACAGAGAGTAGTGATGTTCAGCCCGATTCAAACAATAGAAAATTTTATACTTATAGCAATAGTGTTGACACCGTACTTTATAAATCAACAGATGATATAAATAAATCCATATCACAAAGGGTAACCGATAATACAACAGGACGTATAAGAAAATATACTATTGTAAAAGAAACCGGGATTAATAGTAACGAAGTTAATGCTAATGAAGCCCTAATACTTATTGACGGTAAGGAGGCTTCTCCGGCAATGATTAAAAGTCTTAACCAAGATAATATTGCGAAAATAGATGTTAGCAAGGTAACGGAAGATAACGTAGCAAAGTATGGTGAAAAAGCGCGAAAAGGCGTTATATTGGTTACAACTAAACCTGATAATACTATTGAAGAGCATGTATGGGTAAACTCTAAGGATGGTAAACCTACCGAAACAAAATATGAATACAGTAACAATACTTCATTCATAATACATAAAGAGAATAATGATTACGATTTACAGGCCTATGCAGCAGAACTTAAAAAAACCGGAATAATAATGACCTGGAAAGGTTTAAAAAGAAATGCAGACGGAGAGATTACTTATATAGCACTTACCCTAAAAGAAGCAGACGGAAGTTATAAAATATCAGGGATTTGGTCTGATGAGGATAAGGATAAACCAATACCTAATATTTACGTAGGGAGACTTAACGGAAAGTTAAGAGCTACTTCTACCCCTTAAAACTACAACTCTTATAATTTACTTAAAAGACTGTCAATCAAGACAGTCTTTTTTTATCTTTGATAGAACCAAAACCAGTTATGCCATGTTTAAACTACTAGCCCAACTCAACAAATGGTTGTTGCCTAACTATACCAAACAACAACTTGACCTAAGCAAAGCCACAAAGCTACAAAAAGCTATAATTGCCTGGAAATATTATGTTACTACCCACGCAGTAGATTAATATACCAACGGCGAATAAATATCATATTTGCTTATCTTATCTTTACCTCTAAGGAATGACAGCTGCATCAAAAAATTGCACTGAACGATTTCACCTCCCAGTTTTTCTACCAACTCGCATACGGCTGCTGCTGTTCCGCCTGTAGCCAATACATCATCGTGTATTAAAACCCTGTCTCCTTTTTGTATACCGTCTATGTGCACCTCTAAGGTATCTACACCATATTCCAGTTCGTAAGAAGAAGAAATAGTCTCATACGGTAACTTATTAGGCTTCCTTACCGGAACAAACCCTGCATTAAGTTCATAGGCCAATAGAGTGGCAAAAAAGAACCCCCTGCTTTCTACTCCCACTACTTTATCTATGTTTTTACCCTTTAAGTTACTAAGTAACAAACCCATACATTCTTTTACCGCCTCGGCACTACCCAAAAGCGGCGTAATATCTTTAAAACCGATTCCCGGTTTCGGAAAATCCTGAATGTCACGTATATAGTCCTCCAATGCCATTTTTTTTCAATTTTATATTGGTTTGAGTTTGCAAGTTAATCAATATTCCCTATATTTGCACCCGCAAACAAGGTTAGTCAATCACCTGATTTCAGACAGCCTTTAAGCAAAAATGGCCTCGTGGCGCAACTGAATAGCGCATCTGATTACGGCTCAGAAGGTTACAGGTTTGAATCCTGTCGAGGTCACAAGCAAAAATCCCTAAATCGATATGATTTAGGGATTTTTTGTTTTAATAATCTTACATATTTAGAATTATACACTAAGATATATAAGATTTTACAGCGGGATTGGATGTCCCGAGTAGTTACCACAACCGGATACAAACCAAGATTAAATATTTATTTATCAATAAATTAAAAACTTAATCAGACTGAGCTTTTTATTGCTGCAATGTATTTCCGGCATATCCGATAAATGCTTAATATGAATTGACAGACGAAGAAAAAAGCCTAAAAACTGTTATTGAAGGCAAAAGGCCTTCTATCATAAATTTCTGTCTTTGCGCATCATGCTAAGGAAAGCGGCCGTGATACCTAAATAACTGGCAATCTGCTTTTGATCGATGCGAAGCTCAAGGCCTGGATAATGTTTCCTGAATTCAATATACCTTTGCTCGGCGGTTAGGGACATACTGGAGGTTAAACGCCTTTGCAGCATGTCGAAGCCATTTTGAGTCAATATCCGGAAAAAGCGCTCAAGTGATGGAATCGAATTAAATAATTCTTCAAGCTTTGGCAGTGTAAAATAATACACTTCTGAATCCTCCAAGGCCTGTATAGTGACGGTAGCTTTTTTACTTTTAAAAAAGCTGGCGATATCACATGCCCACCAATTCTCAGGGTAAAAGCATAAATTATGCTGCTGTCCCTCCTTATCGGTGTGGAATAACCGAAGGCAGCCTTTGTTAACAAAATAGATACGGCGCTGGACCTCACCAGGGGTCAACAATACGCTGCGCTTGGAAACAGTATCATGCTGTACTGCAGCGATCACCTGCTCCTGTTCCTCAGGAGATAGTACAACATGCAAAGCAAAATTGGAAAGTAGAAGCTCCGACATATGGCAAAAATAGCTGTTAACAGTCAATGCTGCGTGTCATAATTAATTTAATTTCGGCTGTCCCTGCAATACGTAAAGGATTAGCTATAGTTTGGTACAGCTCACTTTCAGCTATTTTTCTGAATACTTCCGCACTGGGATATTCTACCAGCAGGACTTCGTCCCACTCATCACTTTCATCAGCAATTATATTGCCGACAACTTCGCCTAGAAACCTAACATTTACCCCTGCGACGCCCAATTCTTTAGTTACAGTATTAAACGCGGGAAGATATTCTTCCATATAAATTTTGCGGTCTTTAAATTTTACCAGGTTAAGCATTACGACAGGCCCCATACCGGGAGCCACTTCAGGAAATTTAATCATGTTTATTGTTTTAAATGTTATAAAATTCTTCTGACTTGATAAATAGTTATCCTATACCAATGCTGAATTTTTTAGAATTGATTTGCTTTTAGCAATACCTAATTATTATCCAGCCAGATCAAAGGTCATTGTTCTTATTTTAAAAAAAATTCATATAGTTGAAGACTTTAAAAAAACATTATATTAAATAATTTACTGGATTCAAGCTGTTTACTTTTGGCTACAACATTACGACTTTTGGCTACAGCTGTTTTTTGATGTCATTGCACTTTTGCAATAACACAAAATCAGAACCATGAAATTAAAAAACATTTTAAAGAATCTGACGCTAATCACAGTCCTATTCCTTCTGGCACAATTATCGGCTTCTGCACAGGAAACAGGTAGTTTAAAAGGGAAAATCATCGAACAGTACACCAAGCAGCCCGTACCCGGTGCAACTGTATTTTTAGACGGAATCCAACTTAGTACCGCTACAGATACCACTGGAGTATTCACCCTAAACAATATACCTGTCGGTACTTACTCAGTAACCATTTCCTCTATTGGTTTCCAGAACAAGAATCTGACTGAAATAATTATTACAGCAAACAAAACCTATTATTCTGAAATCGAACTTCTGGAAGAAGGCACTACTTTAGAGGGCGTTACCATACGTTCCTTTAAAGGTGAAAATAATCCCTTAACACCTGTTTCCTCTTTTTCCTATTCAAGGGAAGAGATATTCAGGAACCCCGGGGCCCAGGGTGACATTATGAGAGCTCTCTCCACCCTTCCGGGTGTGGTGAGCAGCGGATCGCAGTACTCTGCCATAGCAGCACGGGGGCAGGGTACCCGTGATAATGTATATATGGTAGACGATATACCCATGTTCAACCTCTCCCACCTGGAGGCCGAAGGTTTCGCATCAGGATTCAACGACCCTAACGGGGGAAGGTTCAGTATTTTTGCTCCCAGAATTATAGACAATGTAACCTTTCAGAATGGTGGCTTCGGGGCTACCTATGGACGCAGGTCCTCCTCCTATCTTGCCCTTGGCGTTAAGGAGGGCAACAGGGCATCCTGGTCCTTCAGCGCACAGGCGGATTTACTGGGTGGCACCGTTATAGCCGATGGTCCGATAACAAAGAACACAAGCCTGTTTGTTGCTGCCCGTTACCAGAATTTTTCCGCGCTTATCAACCTTTTAGATGAACAGCAGTCCACAGTGCAATTTGGTGATTACCTTATAAAAACCAGTACCGAACTTAATGATAAAAACAGGTTGTCGTTTATTGCCATGTACAACCCTGAAAACACCAGCAGGACCATTGATGATGCAGATGAATTAGCAAATGAGGTAAACATTAACGAAGATAACAGCGGAAGGAATATCTTATGGGATCATCAGAGCAGCCAGGCGGTTGTGGGCCTTAATTTGCGTACGCTGCTCAATAGCACCAGTTACCTGACTAATGTATTGTATTACAGATCCTCTACTGTTGACAATAATTTCGGACGTTTCAATCCTTCACTGGATAGTAACGGAATTATACTTGATCCCAGATCAGGCGGATATGAAGACCGGTTAAGGCATATCACTAATAATCAGCAGGAAGTTGGCTACCGGTCTATCTACACAAAAAGCTTCGATAAACTTAAAGTTATTGCCGGTGTCGATGCAATGATGCTTAATCTTGACTACGAAAGGCTATTGAGCCGTACCGATACCATTTATACGTTTCGTGCCAGGGATATTAGTGCAAATCCTACCCAATATTACCAAATACTGGCTCCTTCACAGTACAACGCCGTATTTGACGACAATGCATTTAACGGGTCAGGTTATGTAACCCTGTCCTGGCGGGTTACCGATGGTTTTACCCTTAATCCCGGAATACGATATGACTATACCGGATTTACTGAGCAGCATACCCTGTCCCCAAGGCTGAGCGGCAGTATTGCTTTAAACAGCAGGCACAGCATTAATTTTGCCAGTGGCATTTACTACCAGGATCCGGGCTATGCCGATATTGCTGGGCAAACGGGAGGTAACACGCTTAAAAACGAACGCGCCATACAATCTATAGTTGGTTATAAAATACAGCTATCAAACGATTTGAAATTTGTTGCCGAAGGATGGCACAAGCGGTTTGATGACGTAACTGTACAGCCTAACCGTGTGCAAAGCTATCTCACAAATGACGGGAGTGGCTATGCATATGGTGCAGACATCAGCCTTACCAAAAGGCTTTCCGACAACTATTACGGCCAGGTAAGTTATTCTTATATGGAAAGTAAAAGGGATGACCATGACGGGTTAGGTGAATACGATTATATTTTTAATGTGCCGCACACCTTTAGCCTGATGGGAAGCTACAAGCCGAATGACAAATGGATTTTTTCCGGAAAATTCCGCTACAGTACAGGACGCCCTACCGACAGCTATATTGTACACCCCGATGTGTTTAATAATCCTGATATGATACGCTATTCGCAGGAGGTAACGGCGGTAAACGGTGACCGGCTACCAGACTTTATCAGCCTGGATGTAAGGGCCGATTATAACCTGCAGCGAAAATGGGGCACCTTCTCAGCGTTCGTGGACCTGGTAAATATTTCAAACCGCTTTAATGTAAACTCAGAGCAATTCGTGCCCGAAACGGGGCAGGTAATGAATATTGGTCTTGGGGTATTCCCCACCTTTGGTGTGAGGGTTGAATTATAAGAAATAAGAAAGCATAATATAACAGTAAAAATGGAACTAAAAAATAATACTATCCTCATTACAGGAGGAACCAGCGGATTTGGCTTTTTATTTGCCCAAAGGTTCATAGAAATGGGCAATACTGTTATCATAACGGGCCGTAATTTAGACACTTTAGAGGCGACCAAAGAAGTCTTTCCTTCCGTAGATATTTATCAAAGCGATGTCAGTAACCCCGAAGATATTGTTTCCCTGTACAATCATGTCATTAAAAAGTTTCCCGATCTGAATATCATCATCAATAATGCCGGAATTATGCGTAAGGTAGTAATCCATGATCATTATAACCTGACAGATATTACCCAGGAGATTGAAATCGACCTTATGGGTCCTATACGTATGGTACAACAGTTTCTGCCACATCTCAAAAAACAGAAAAAAGCAGTTATTATGAATGTCACCTCAGGAATCGCACTTATGACCTTACCCATAGCACCCATTTACAGTGCCAGTAAATCAGGCCTTCGCGCGTATACTAAAGCCTTAAGGGTACAATTGAAAAAGACAAACATAAAAGTCATTGAGTTGGTTGCCCCGGGCTCCTCTACCCCTTTAAATGATAAATTTCTGGGTGAAGATGGTGTTAGGGCTGCCACCCTTCTGGAACCCGAAAAAATTGTAGATGATGCTATAAGAGGTATACTAAAAGGTAAAAATGAAGTATACCCCGGCCTTTCAGGTTTGTTAAAAATACTAAGTAGGTTAGCTCCCGGCTTTTTGCTCAAACAGGCCAGTAAAATGGGGGCTGCATCTATGTATACTGAATAACTAAAAACTTTTGCCTTATGAAGATAATAATAGAAGGGTCACAGGTAGATATTATACAACTGCCTTTTAATGGACGAGCGATCCGTTACATATCCAGTGATATAATTCCTTCCGACGCAGTAATCAAGTTTTTTGAACGTGTAACAGGAAAACCCGGTATGAAATGGATAGTAACTCCTCATGAACAATTTAGAAAGAGGCTTCTTATAACAGGAGTAAATTTTACACGCACAGAACACGATGCAAACCAATAATTTAAATTGTAAACAAACTGAATGATAAAAGCAATGAATGACAAAATAAATAACAAGATAGTAGGTACCTGGATACTTGTTTCTGCAGTACTTGAAACTGACAATAACTGCCTCCCTTTATTCGGTAAAAATCCGGAAGGTTCACTAATTTTTACCAAAGAAATGCGCTTTAACGTAATACTCAATGATCCCGATGTGCCGAAATTCAGTACTGAGGACAGAAGCCAGGGAACCTATGAAGAATTAAAAGCGGCAACCACAGGGTCACTGGCTTTGTACGGCACCTATAAGGTAGACGAACAAGGAGACTTTGCATCGCAACACATAATAGGTTCCACCTTTCCTAACTGGAACGGACTTGATAGAAGTACCAGCCAGCTGCGACTTGAAAGAAATGAGGACTTGCTCACTGAAAATTTAATACTGGGACTTAATACTCGTGTAATTATTACATGGCAGCTTATTGAATAACAATAAAACATTGATTAACAGTTATATGAAAAAAACACTTTTTACAGTACTAGTACTGTTACTCTCAGTAACGGCATTCGCACAGAAAATATCCCCGGACAATATTGTTGGGGTCTGGAAATGTGAAGAATACAAAATAGAAATCTTCAAATCCGGGGACACCTATTCCGCTAAGCTTTTATGGGCGAAGGATATGTTTGAAGCCGATGGCAAGACCCCGAAAAAAGATGAAAAAAATCCGGATGAAAAGATGAGAAACCGCTCCCGCAAGGGCATAACACATATCACAGGGCTGACTTTTAAAAACGGTGAATATATTGACGGGAAACTCTACAGTGTCCAGGACGGGAATACCTACAGCCTGAAAGCTGTGCTTAAAACTATTAATAACCTTGAAACAAGGGGTTATAAAGGTATACCCATGATGGGAAAAACATTTCAATGGACGCGTATACAATAATCCCATATCCATATGAAGATTCAAAAAACACTTATAACTGAGGAAAACGAGAACTGGCTCTATGGCTGGCGCAGGACAGCACTTTTAGTTACGCTAGTCTTGGTGACCGTTTTTAGTCAGGTTGACCGTATACTGCCCTTCATTTTAGCAGAATCCATAAAGGATGACCTGAAACTAGGTGACATGCAACTGGGCCTAATCACAGGAGTGGCGTTTTCCGTATGCTATTCACTGGCATCTCTTCCTCTTGCCCGTTTGGCAGACCGGGGGTGGGCAAGACCAATTTTGGTAGGGTGTATTATACTTTGGAGTATAATGACTGGTTTGGGTGGCCTGGCCACAGGATTCCTGACACTGGCACTTTCCCGTTTTGGTGTAGCCCTAGGTGAGGCCGGGGGAACTCCTGCCAGCCATGCGCTCATAACTGCTAAAATCCCCGAGAAATTCAGGGGACGTGCCATTGG
Proteins encoded:
- a CDS encoding MFS transporter, with the protein product MFSQAFTRYINNFRGFSREIWILTLITFINRAGTMVLPFLSKYLKEDLHFSYDQVGWILVSFGCGSMAGSWIGGKLSDKIGFYKVMVFSLFSTGILFFGLQFVTSFEGLCFAMFGIMVIADMFRPAMFVSLGAYAKPENRTRALTLVRLAVNLGFAAGPALGGLIITGIGYKGLFWADGASCIISILIFYILVKEKKKSKEPETFSEEPLKKRSVWNDATFIIFLFTSFTTAMVFFQLFTTLPLYHREAYGLTELHTGLIMSFNGLMVFFMEMPIVGYFERKNFPKIKIIIWGSLFFAASFFVLLINVWIGILLLSVVLLTFGEMFCFPFANSFALSRAPRGQEGKYMALYTMTFSMAHILSAKTGMTIISHEHGGYNVNWFFMGCAALLAAAATLWVKNRLKNETA
- a CDS encoding M56 family metallopeptidase, translating into MENITIYALKASTLTALFYIAYLLLLKKETFFTANRWFLLSGLFTSALLPLAFYTKTIIVKRTSTIYEAITYSVPQSEVTPIIIPQEEQAFTINWYYVALTIYLCGILVLLIKLFWDLYKIKRIIKGKPIIQEGQYKIVDNSSIKLPFSFFKYIVLNTSVLKLVELENILEHEKVHSRQKHSADMLLGQLFCIVFWFNPLAWLYKKVISQNLEFIADSETSKLVSDTTAYQKTLLKFTLQQDCIAITNHFYQSLIKKRIVMLNTPKSKRRNFIKYTLILPALTAFIMLFQIRTVAQEKIIPRDTTPQKEKPEIKGDMIAVEIKNDFSNEALQREADFINKQCDLNIQFEDVQRNDKGEIYNITIVADKSANLKRWSQEEYGKAGLKPFYIVVEKGPEGESIVMIEDEKFKYTANSEIIFDTHEDPATGQKNTVIKTKNVTEKSSATESSDVQPDSNNRKFYTYSNSVDTVLYKSTDDINKSISQRVTDNTTGRIRKYTIVKETGINSNEVNANEALILIDGKEASPAMIKSLNQDNIAKIDVSKVTEDNVAKYGEKARKGVILVTTKPDNTIEEHVWVNSKDGKPTETKYEYSNNTSFIIHKENNDYDLQAYAAELKKTGIIMTWKGLKRNADGEITYIALTLKEADGSYKISGIWSDEDKDKPIPNIYVGRLNGKLRATSTP
- a CDS encoding DUF1684 domain-containing protein gives rise to the protein MKNILTAGVLLLSFMTGAQECSKENSLAYQKELNSQYANPEESPLKKEDLKTFKALDFYPVDMEYCVTAKLIKTPDEKPFYMATTTSRKPRYRKFGELIFTLKGKEYKLDVFQSVDMMKIEEYKNSLFLPFTDLTSGNGSYGGGRYIDLKIPVGNTIQIDFNTAYNPYCAYNHDYSCPIPPEQNDILVEIKAGVKEYKKH
- a CDS encoding M56 family metallopeptidase → MEQFFIYMVKASGLIAVFFAAYYVFLKKETFFVSNRWFLLAGIVTSLLLPIIVFTKIVWIDPQPTQEVHVIDVSQLLLMQQDASIADATVALSWPNILLGIYIAGVLFLTIKLIITFISLRRILKDVKTIKQDGFSFIDTQKIQAPFSFFNYIVYNSAILLPHELESILCHEKVHSGQKHSADMLLSQLLTIFFWFNPFAWLYKKSISQNLEFIADAYAAKQISDTTAYQKTMLKITLQPEYITITNHFYQSLIKKRIVMLNKKQSGKLNSWKYALVLPALTAFIYLFQIKVVAQERDNSKAVEEVSQEKFKMAFEINKNSNEKDFEKIKELSEKEFNATVTFSDVSRNSNNEITGIKITVNNGSEPKIFQTKGTNAINPFQIELEKTDNNASTVVFAALPVNNGYKMYADNVEYFDEEDFIAPPAPPAPIAPMAPRSSVAPPAPQAPTVGFMQPGMQNGLQIINSGNNDVLVIINGKKQQKGTAVTIPNRQTIASLNILSGKDAKKKYGKEAKEGALEIITQEEKGGSYVVKMPKGVMLDPNMMQNFYIDPVSMMDIEVLAQLDGEMAKRIEEQMKYIEEMGEADKTKMKILMERDLQNIKRSEAQLQRDQQRMEERKILLDKRSEERMERNSDRAKERDEVRKQMEEMRKEMEEARKDIMESRKEIEKELERIRSEKE
- a CDS encoding BlaI/MecI/CopY family transcriptional regulator is translated as MQKLTNKEEEVMHILWKLEKAFVKDVLKEVKENKPHYNTVSTMIRNLEEKGYVGHNAYGNTHQYYPVVTKEEYRKGFMSNAIESYFNNSYKSMISFFAKEEKISADELREILDMIEKKK